In the Plasmodium sp. gorilla clade G2 genome assembly, chromosome: 12 genome, aaaatatatatatgtatatatccaAAATGAAGACTAAATattgatattttattatatatatatatatatatatatattttttttttattttttatcctttatatttacttttatattcttatcaTTCTTCACATATAAtagaatttattattttaatttcatgaaatgaaaaacatataaaatatcattAAACAACAAAATTTTACaaatgttttaaataaaatggaaatagattaataatatatatataaaaaaaaaaaaaaaaaaaaaattcaaatttctaatacatatttttgttcaaattatttaacttatagataaaaaaaataaaaaattacaacCACATTGACATGCAAATGTAGAGGaggagaaaaaatataataaataaatatgaagaacATAAAATGTTTTCATAAAATTGTCCCATAAAAaccttcattattatttttttttttttaaacttttAACCATAACAAACATTTCTATACATATGTCAGTATATTAGAGAatgattcatttttataaacacAATAACAaacttataaataaattaaaaagataacaaattatttgtttattaatacatacattATATTTCACATACTAATTTGACACACATATTATGATATAGTAAAATCATTTTCAAAAATGTGACCTTAAAATTATGTAGAAGCAATAAAGAATACTAAAAAAACTATTCTACTTGGACTTATATTTGTTTCATTATCCTTAATTAAAGAGGACTTCCAtctcttattattttaataattactatgttaaacatataaataaataaatatatatatatatatatatatatatatatatttacatatttaatatatgcttatatatttgttttattcatTTCAAAATTGTTTACATCATATTCTATTCATATTAACCATAAGgacatatataaacatatctatgctttacatttttattcatatatttcaataatacaatataacAGTATTcactaaatattttttccataaagaaaaaaaaaaaaaaaaaaaaaaaaaaaaaatctccACTCATctttaatgaaaaataatatttaataaaagaacaacctactttttaaaaattttcatattaaaaataaaaatttactattgttatatgaaaagaaatgtatatcattttttttttaataatgatatattatattatataattataaagaaaaaaacgaaaaaaagtatcttaaataaaatatatatctcaatttcaatatttattttttccatttaaATTTTCATGATTTTTACCCAATTTacatttttcaaaataatatatatatatatatatatatatatataatatgtcataattgtttatatattgtttttaatGCGAacatatataacattattattgtattCATATAGATgatctatataatatatgttataataatcaacatataaatattatatatattatatatatatttatgaatttttttcttttaatacatttaatttttcatattttattttttttttcttttttttttttttttgtagatatatataaaaaatatacttttaCGTATATTCTGAGTCATTTCAGTTTTATTTAAACATTcgatgaacaaaaaaaaatatatatattttttttttcatgtatttccaaatataatcattttaattatatatatatatatatatatatatatatatttatttatttatatttataataatataaataatttaaaaattatgacaaaatggaagaaaaaatgaatgatAGGATTAACGAAAttgaaaaaacaaataatgatGACAGCAAAAAGGATGAAGaaataatgaacaaaattaaagattataaaatattgaataataatgaagaagaaaatataaaggaatatcaaaaaaataatatcatgAATAAAGAAAATCATAATGTtctaataaaagaaaattatgatgcaactaataaaaatgatgacacaaataaaataaatgatgataatatttatgtaaagaTTAAttgtgaaaataataatgaaaaaagagAGGCCTCAGTTTTAAATACTTATActgataatgatataaataaagatgtagacataaatataaatataaatataaataacagtAGTAATAACATGGAAAAGGATAACCCTCTGAATGATAaacataataacaataataataacaataatattaataataataattcttcttaTGGTGATAATAAACCAAACAACATTTTAGATGATACAGATATGTCcatacataataatttaaatgatacttcaaatgaaaagaaaaatgtcaatatttcaaataaagatatagggcaaaataataattcaaagaCAAGTGGagatatgaaaaattattataaagatcTTCCAACTGTTATTATAGTAATTGGTATGGCTGGGAGTGGGAAAACTACATATGTTggttcattatataattatttaaaagtagaacaaaaaaaaaaggtatacACAATGAATCTTGATCCAGCTGTTAAATATGTACAATATCCATTAAATATAGACATACGAGATAGTATAAAATATCATGAAATAATGAAAGAATATAAACTCGGTCCAAATGGTGCTATAATGACttgtttaaatttatttgcAACAAGATTTGATAAAGTTATTGAAATATTAGAAAAACGTAAAAGTAaattacattatattattgttgATACACCAGGACAAATTGAAGTTTTTAATTGGTCTGCTAGtggaaatattattttagaaACTTTATCAGTTAGTTTCCCAGttgttattaattatattattgataCCGTAAGATGTGAAAGACCAATTACCTTCATGTCAAATATGCTATATGCATGCAGTGTTCTATACAAATCAAGATTACCATTCTTAGCATGTTTCAATAAGATAGATATAATTAAACATGATAAATGTATAGAATGGATGACAAACTATGATACTTTTAATGATGATGTTTTAAACGATGAAAGTTATATGGCTAGCTTCAGTAGATCATGTGCACTAATGATTAATGAATTCTATGAAGGAATAAAAACAGTTGGAGTATCTTCTAAAACCAATGAAggttttaataatatcttaAAAAACCTACAAATACTCAAAGAAGAATATCTAAATGAATATGTATCTTCTATAgaaaaacaaatgaaaaaaatcaaaCAAA is a window encoding:
- a CDS encoding XPA binding protein 1, putative, with the translated sequence MEEKMNDRINEIEKTNNDDSKKDEEIMNKIKDYKILNNNEEENIKEYQKNNIMNKENHNVLIKENYDATNKNDDTNKINDDNIYVKINCENNNEKREASVLNTYTDNDINKDVDININININNSSNNMEKDNPLNDKHNNNNNNNNINNNNSSYGDNKPNNILDDTDMSIHNNLNDTSNEKKNVNISNKDIGQNNNSKTSGDMKNYYKDLPTVIIVIGMAGSGKTTYVGSLYNYLKVEQKKKVYTMNLDPAVKYVQYPLNIDIRDSIKYHEIMKEYKLGPNGAIMTCLNLFATRFDKVIEILEKRKSKLHYIIVDTPGQIEVFNWSASGNIILETLSVSFPVVINYIIDTVRCERPITFMSNMLYACSVLYKSRLPFLACFNKIDIIKHDKCIEWMTNYDTFNDDVLNDESYMASFSRSCALMINEFYEGIKTVGVSSKTNEGFNNILKNLQILKEEYLNEYVSSIEKQMKKIKQRKEKDIKIKMEALLMEKQKEISSSKI